One stretch of Ipomoea triloba cultivar NCNSP0323 chromosome 8, ASM357664v1 DNA includes these proteins:
- the LOC116026649 gene encoding D-cysteine desulfhydrase 2, mitochondrial isoform X2, whose product MSVPHSRTSLVASLRRTRNTATPTVAGSPPYRSARKQEHRFSSQRLSSTLRSQGALELSVHKEEFVSKLLNRKWALRSPATQIHQIMVSNLYREQGDAFDNVSFVNIQQPSLGKSLVAENHCQPSFYVVRDDLLHPLVNGNKARKLDALLPLLEHNSVTDVVACGGCQSAHAAAVERGLKSHLLLRGEQPETLTGYNLISTMYGNVRYVPRSLYAKREEMLAMHANKVAGSDGSIVSLGELLEASFSNQGFGEQSVQVATRTYAESEKKVVIINEGAGDAVGLLGAIRLVEYLSQEHLFGRNQALKVIVDAGTGTTAIGLGLGAVCLGLPWKVTAVMLADTIEGYRQKEKSLISEFRVSFNLPDLDQLLSKGRGVVHWVERSLPRKFGKALKGEVEKCQRIARDTGVLVDPVYTLAAWELGMQFSREEGAKAVMLHTGGTLGMFGLAQRYRSYFQMLNE is encoded by the exons ATGTCTGTGCCGCACAGTCGCACCTCGCTAGTCGCCAGTCTCCGCCGAACACGGAACACCGCCACACCGACGGTCGCCGGCTCGCCGCCTTACCGGTCAGCAAGAAAGCAGGAACACCGCTTCAGTAGTCAGCGCCTCTCCTCAACTCTCAGGTCTCAG GGTGCTTTGGAACTCAGTGTGCATAAAGAGGAGTTTGTGTCAAAATTGCTCAATAGAAAATGGGCACTGAGGAGCCCTGCTACCCAAATTCACCAAATAATGGTATCAAATCTGTACAGAGAGCAGGGGGATGCTTTTGACAATGTTTCTTTTGTCAATATTCAACAACCTTCCTTGGGCAAGAGTTTGGTGGCTGAAAACCACTGCCAGCCATCCTTTTATGTGGTGAGGGATGATTTGTTGCATCCCCTGGTGAATGGTAACAAGGCAAGGAAACTGGATGCGCTGCTCCCTCTCCTCGAACATAATTCAGTAACTGATGTA GTTGCATGTGGAGGTTGTCAAAGTGCACATGCAGCTGCTGTTG AGAGGGGACTGAAGTCACATTTACTTCTTCGTGGTGAACAGCCTGAAACTCTCACTGGCTACAATTTAATTTCCACAATGTATGGCAATGTTAGATATGTCCCAAGATCTCTATATGCCAAGAGAGAAGAAATGCTCGCAATGCATGCCAATAAGGTGGCAGGCAGTGATGGGTCAATTGTCTCACTTGGTGAACTTCTGGAGGCTTCTTTCTCTAATCAAGGATTCGGTGAACAGTCTGTGCAAGTGGCTACTCGTACATATGCAGAAAGTGAAAAGAAGGTGGTAATTATTAATGAAGGTGCTGGAGATGCTGTAGGATTACTAG GTGCCATACGGCTTGTGGAATACTTGTCTCAGGAACATTTATTTGGAAGAAATCAGGCACTTAAGGTTATTGTAGATGCTGGTACAGGTACTACTGCCATTGGTTTAGGACTTGGAGCTGTTTGCCTAGG GCTCCCATGGAAAGTCACTGCAGTTATGCTGGCTGACACTATTGAGGGATATAGACAAAAGGAGAAAAGTCTAATTTCTGAGTTTCGTGTGAGTTTTAATCTCCCCGATCTTGACCAATTGTTGAGCAAAGGACGTGGAGTTGTGCACTGGGTAGAACGCAGCTTACCAAGAAA ATTTGGCAAAGCGTTGAAAGGTGAAGTTGAGAAATGCCAAAGAATTGCTCGGGATACTGGTGTTCTTGTTGATCCTGTATACACTCTCGCTGCTTGGGAACTGGGAATGCAATTTAGTCGCGAGGAAGGTGCGAAGGCTGTGATGCTTCACACAGGAGGCACACTCGGTATGTTTGGATTGGCTCAGCGGTACAGATCTTACTTTCAAATGTTGAATGAATGA
- the LOC116026649 gene encoding D-cysteine desulfhydrase 2, mitochondrial isoform X3, whose protein sequence is MSVPHSRTSLVASLRRTRNTATPTVAGSPPYRSARKQEHRFSSQRLSSTLRSQGALELSVHKEEFVSKLLNRKWALRSPATQIHQIMVSNLYREQGDAFDNVSFVNIQQPSLGKSLVAENHCQPSFYVVRDDLLHPLVNGNKARKLDALLPLLEHNSVTDVVACGGCQSAHAAAVAVSCAERGLKSHLLLRGEQPETLTGYNLISTMYGNVRYVPRSLYAKREEMLAMHANKVAGSDGSIVSLGELLEASFSNQGFGEQSVQVATRTYAESEKKVVIINEGAGDAVGLLGAIRLVEYLSQEHLFGRNQALKVIVDAGTGTTAIGLGLGAVCLGLPWKVTAVMLADTIEGYRQKEKSLISEFRVSFNLPDLDQLLSKGRGVVHWVERSLPRKQIWQSVER, encoded by the exons ATGTCTGTGCCGCACAGTCGCACCTCGCTAGTCGCCAGTCTCCGCCGAACACGGAACACCGCCACACCGACGGTCGCCGGCTCGCCGCCTTACCGGTCAGCAAGAAAGCAGGAACACCGCTTCAGTAGTCAGCGCCTCTCCTCAACTCTCAGGTCTCAG GGTGCTTTGGAACTCAGTGTGCATAAAGAGGAGTTTGTGTCAAAATTGCTCAATAGAAAATGGGCACTGAGGAGCCCTGCTACCCAAATTCACCAAATAATGGTATCAAATCTGTACAGAGAGCAGGGGGATGCTTTTGACAATGTTTCTTTTGTCAATATTCAACAACCTTCCTTGGGCAAGAGTTTGGTGGCTGAAAACCACTGCCAGCCATCCTTTTATGTGGTGAGGGATGATTTGTTGCATCCCCTGGTGAATGGTAACAAGGCAAGGAAACTGGATGCGCTGCTCCCTCTCCTCGAACATAATTCAGTAACTGATGTA GTTGCATGTGGAGGTTGTCAAAGTGCACATGCAGCTGCTGTTG CTGTATCATGTGCAGAGAGGGGACTGAAGTCACATTTACTTCTTCGTGGTGAACAGCCTGAAACTCTCACTGGCTACAATTTAATTTCCACAATGTATGGCAATGTTAGATATGTCCCAAGATCTCTATATGCCAAGAGAGAAGAAATGCTCGCAATGCATGCCAATAAGGTGGCAGGCAGTGATGGGTCAATTGTCTCACTTGGTGAACTTCTGGAGGCTTCTTTCTCTAATCAAGGATTCGGTGAACAGTCTGTGCAAGTGGCTACTCGTACATATGCAGAAAGTGAAAAGAAGGTGGTAATTATTAATGAAGGTGCTGGAGATGCTGTAGGATTACTAG GTGCCATACGGCTTGTGGAATACTTGTCTCAGGAACATTTATTTGGAAGAAATCAGGCACTTAAGGTTATTGTAGATGCTGGTACAGGTACTACTGCCATTGGTTTAGGACTTGGAGCTGTTTGCCTAGG GCTCCCATGGAAAGTCACTGCAGTTATGCTGGCTGACACTATTGAGGGATATAGACAAAAGGAGAAAAGTCTAATTTCTGAGTTTCGTGTGAGTTTTAATCTCCCCGATCTTGACCAATTGTTGAGCAAAGGACGTGGAGTTGTGCACTGGGTAGAACGCAGCTTACCAAGAAA ACAGATTTGGCAAAGCGTTGAAAGGTGA
- the LOC116026649 gene encoding D-cysteine desulfhydrase 2, mitochondrial isoform X1, with translation MSVPHSRTSLVASLRRTRNTATPTVAGSPPYRSARKQEHRFSSQRLSSTLRSQGALELSVHKEEFVSKLLNRKWALRSPATQIHQIMVSNLYREQGDAFDNVSFVNIQQPSLGKSLVAENHCQPSFYVVRDDLLHPLVNGNKARKLDALLPLLEHNSVTDVVACGGCQSAHAAAVAVSCAERGLKSHLLLRGEQPETLTGYNLISTMYGNVRYVPRSLYAKREEMLAMHANKVAGSDGSIVSLGELLEASFSNQGFGEQSVQVATRTYAESEKKVVIINEGAGDAVGLLGAIRLVEYLSQEHLFGRNQALKVIVDAGTGTTAIGLGLGAVCLGLPWKVTAVMLADTIEGYRQKEKSLISEFRVSFNLPDLDQLLSKGRGVVHWVERSLPRKFGKALKGEVEKCQRIARDTGVLVDPVYTLAAWELGMQFSREEGAKAVMLHTGGTLGMFGLAQRYRSYFQMLNE, from the exons ATGTCTGTGCCGCACAGTCGCACCTCGCTAGTCGCCAGTCTCCGCCGAACACGGAACACCGCCACACCGACGGTCGCCGGCTCGCCGCCTTACCGGTCAGCAAGAAAGCAGGAACACCGCTTCAGTAGTCAGCGCCTCTCCTCAACTCTCAGGTCTCAG GGTGCTTTGGAACTCAGTGTGCATAAAGAGGAGTTTGTGTCAAAATTGCTCAATAGAAAATGGGCACTGAGGAGCCCTGCTACCCAAATTCACCAAATAATGGTATCAAATCTGTACAGAGAGCAGGGGGATGCTTTTGACAATGTTTCTTTTGTCAATATTCAACAACCTTCCTTGGGCAAGAGTTTGGTGGCTGAAAACCACTGCCAGCCATCCTTTTATGTGGTGAGGGATGATTTGTTGCATCCCCTGGTGAATGGTAACAAGGCAAGGAAACTGGATGCGCTGCTCCCTCTCCTCGAACATAATTCAGTAACTGATGTA GTTGCATGTGGAGGTTGTCAAAGTGCACATGCAGCTGCTGTTG CTGTATCATGTGCAGAGAGGGGACTGAAGTCACATTTACTTCTTCGTGGTGAACAGCCTGAAACTCTCACTGGCTACAATTTAATTTCCACAATGTATGGCAATGTTAGATATGTCCCAAGATCTCTATATGCCAAGAGAGAAGAAATGCTCGCAATGCATGCCAATAAGGTGGCAGGCAGTGATGGGTCAATTGTCTCACTTGGTGAACTTCTGGAGGCTTCTTTCTCTAATCAAGGATTCGGTGAACAGTCTGTGCAAGTGGCTACTCGTACATATGCAGAAAGTGAAAAGAAGGTGGTAATTATTAATGAAGGTGCTGGAGATGCTGTAGGATTACTAG GTGCCATACGGCTTGTGGAATACTTGTCTCAGGAACATTTATTTGGAAGAAATCAGGCACTTAAGGTTATTGTAGATGCTGGTACAGGTACTACTGCCATTGGTTTAGGACTTGGAGCTGTTTGCCTAGG GCTCCCATGGAAAGTCACTGCAGTTATGCTGGCTGACACTATTGAGGGATATAGACAAAAGGAGAAAAGTCTAATTTCTGAGTTTCGTGTGAGTTTTAATCTCCCCGATCTTGACCAATTGTTGAGCAAAGGACGTGGAGTTGTGCACTGGGTAGAACGCAGCTTACCAAGAAA ATTTGGCAAAGCGTTGAAAGGTGAAGTTGAGAAATGCCAAAGAATTGCTCGGGATACTGGTGTTCTTGTTGATCCTGTATACACTCTCGCTGCTTGGGAACTGGGAATGCAATTTAGTCGCGAGGAAGGTGCGAAGGCTGTGATGCTTCACACAGGAGGCACACTCGGTATGTTTGGATTGGCTCAGCGGTACAGATCTTACTTTCAAATGTTGAATGAATGA